A portion of the Synergistaceae bacterium genome contains these proteins:
- a CDS encoding phage terminase large subunit family protein has protein sequence MPKNEKNYTEPQPSNIYKDFELSSKEEWGVPCPTCGEFNASSWEQIKYKGWIIVNKVDRNR, from the coding sequence TTGCCAAAGAACGAGAAGAATTACACCGAGCCTCAGCCATCAAATATTTATAAAGATTTCGAGTTAAGCAGCAAAGAAGAATGGGGCGTACCTTGTCCGACATGCGGAGAATTTAACGCGTCTTCATGGGAGCAGATAAAATATAAAGGCTGGATAATAGTCAATAAAGTGGACAGAAACAGATAA